The following are encoded in a window of Alphaproteobacteria bacterium genomic DNA:
- a CDS encoding SDR family oxidoreductase: MRLKDKVAVITGGADGIGLACAERFVAEGAKVVLGDINEEKGAAAAARLENTIFKRCDVSRKSDVEALIAAAVEAFGRIDICVSNAGTIHTADFLDIEEADFDRVIAVNLKGVFLSGQAAARQMVVQGHGGVIINMSSVNAELAIPNQVPYVTSKGGVRQLTKVMSLSLLPHGIRVNAIGPGSIRTEILKNVMTDKAARDKIMSRTPMGRVGEPEEIASVALFLASDDSSYLSGQTIYPDGGRMGLNYVVPVTEG, from the coding sequence ATGCGGCTCAAGGACAAAGTGGCGGTTATCACCGGCGGCGCCGACGGGATCGGGCTGGCCTGCGCCGAGCGGTTTGTCGCCGAGGGCGCCAAGGTGGTATTGGGCGACATCAACGAAGAGAAGGGCGCCGCCGCCGCCGCCCGGCTGGAGAACACGATCTTCAAGCGCTGCGACGTATCGCGGAAAAGCGATGTCGAAGCCCTGATCGCCGCCGCCGTCGAGGCCTTCGGAAGGATCGATATTTGTGTCAGCAACGCGGGGACGATCCACACCGCGGATTTCCTGGATATCGAGGAAGCCGATTTCGACCGCGTCATCGCGGTCAATCTCAAAGGCGTGTTCCTGTCCGGACAAGCCGCCGCGCGGCAGATGGTGGTGCAAGGCCATGGCGGAGTCATTATCAACATGTCGTCGGTGAACGCCGAGCTGGCGATCCCCAATCAGGTGCCCTACGTGACCAGCAAGGGCGGGGTCCGGCAGCTGACCAAAGTAATGTCGCTGTCGCTGCTGCCGCACGGTATTCGGGTTAACGCCATCGGCCCGGGCAGCATTCGTACGGAAATCCTCAAGAACGTCATGACCGACAAGGCGGCACGCGACAAGATCATGTCGCGCACGCCGATGGGTCGAGTCGGTGAGCCCGAGGAGATCGCGTCGGTCGCGCTGTTCCTGGCGAGCGACGATTCGAGTTACTTGAGCGGACAGACGATCTATCCAGACGGTGGTCGCATGGGCCTCAACTACGTCGTCCCGGTGACGGAGGGATAG
- a CDS encoding cupin domain-containing protein, whose product MTGGLDVTDSETHGSPASGPVPPGFSVSHAKDTPFVSGGLRAFFEYRDLAIKGATTGRFGAHVIRARAGTEAVPQWHTHDVEFQMVYVTRGWVVFEYEGVGEVRLEPGSCVHQPPGIRHRELAHSDDLELIEITLPAEFETTTLDDV is encoded by the coding sequence ATGACGGGAGGCTTGGACGTGACCGATTCTGAAACGCACGGCTCACCAGCAAGCGGCCCGGTGCCGCCGGGATTCTCGGTCAGTCACGCCAAGGACACGCCCTTCGTTTCGGGCGGCCTGCGCGCCTTCTTCGAGTATCGCGACTTGGCGATCAAGGGCGCGACGACGGGTCGATTCGGGGCCCACGTCATTCGGGCACGGGCGGGGACCGAGGCGGTGCCGCAATGGCATACCCACGACGTCGAATTTCAAATGGTCTACGTTACCCGCGGCTGGGTCGTGTTCGAATATGAGGGCGTTGGCGAGGTGCGGCTCGAACCCGGGTCATGCGTCCATCAGCCGCCCGGCATCCGCCATCGCGAACTCGCCCATAGCGATGACCTGGAACTGATCGAAATTACCCTGCCGGCCGAGTTCGAAACGACCACGTTGGATGACGTCTAG
- a CDS encoding DUF1013 domain-containing protein, which yields MAKLPLMPKATAAWLVDNTTLTFEQIAEFCGLHLLEVQAIADGDAGAVTPLSPITSGQLTRDEIVRAESNSKAHMNLLQTGLPEPVARPKGARYTPVSKRQDKPDAIAWILKNYPEVTDAQIGKLIGTTKNTITAVRERTHWNASNIRQRSPVELGICTMDELEGVIMQARKKLERAKNKAEREARRAETASAKASTPAVAAPEAASESEAAPEPEAPAPEPETPAPEAEAPAPAEGDDTAP from the coding sequence ATGGCGAAGTTGCCGTTGATGCCCAAGGCGACCGCCGCTTGGCTGGTCGATAACACGACACTGACCTTCGAGCAGATCGCCGAATTCTGCGGCTTGCACCTGCTCGAGGTGCAGGCCATCGCCGACGGCGATGCCGGCGCCGTGACACCGTTATCACCGATCACCAGCGGTCAGCTGACGCGCGATGAAATCGTTCGTGCCGAATCCAATTCGAAGGCCCACATGAATCTGTTGCAGACCGGGTTGCCGGAGCCGGTGGCGAGGCCCAAGGGCGCCCGCTACACGCCGGTCTCGAAACGTCAGGACAAACCCGATGCGATCGCCTGGATTCTGAAGAATTACCCCGAGGTCACCGACGCGCAAATCGGCAAGCTGATTGGGACCACGAAGAACACGATCACCGCGGTCCGCGAGCGCACCCATTGGAATGCGTCGAACATCCGCCAACGCAGCCCGGTCGAACTGGGCATATGCACGATGGATGAGCTGGAAGGCGTGATCATGCAGGCGCGCAAGAAGCTCGAGCGGGCGAAGAACAAGGCGGAGCGGGAAGCGCGACGGGCTGAGACCGCGTCGGCGAAGGCCAGCACTCCGGCTGTCGCGGCTCCCGAGGCCGCGTCGGAATCCGAGGCCGCACCGGAACCCGAGGCTCCGGCTCCGGAACCCGAGACGCCGGCTCCGGAAGCCGAGGCCCCGGCTCCCGCGGAGGGCGACGACACGGCACCATAG
- a CDS encoding thiamine pyrophosphate-binding protein, with protein sequence MTVTTKTLAEGIADRLADTCVGRIFGIPGGGSSLDLIDAAAARGIDFVLTRTETAAALMAAVTGELTGTPGVALAGIGPGAASIVNGVAYAQLERSPLILFTDGPASSQHQAFDQNALFRPVTKAQGRLRPATGLADLAVGIQATLTPPFGPVQFNLSAEDAVAPVSDPADGEARPPRPPPAVEIPPDAVELLHNARRPVVIGGLEARYGRNPAALRRLAEALACPVFLTYKAKGVIADSSPWLVGLFTGAEAEAESLDRADLILCFGLDPVEIIPRPWRYRAAVLDLRLCPEPVLPMEPAGRIIGDLSSIADELIGLVERSEWSVAEVAALRRGMRDRLALDGVGHTAQSVAETVCAGAPRGCRATIDSGAHMFSVMSCWQAEAPYGVLKSNGLSTMGYALPAAIASALAEPDRRTVAITGDGGLMMCLGEMATAIERGCRVTVVVLNDAALSLIDIKQQRQQRQSRGVRYPCVDFAAAARALGCPAWRVAAEDSLEPVLAEAFAIDGPALIDIVTDPSGYGDQLVNLRG encoded by the coding sequence ATGACGGTCACGACAAAGACGCTGGCCGAAGGGATCGCCGATCGCCTCGCCGATACGTGCGTTGGTCGTATCTTCGGCATTCCGGGCGGCGGATCGAGCCTCGATCTCATCGACGCGGCGGCGGCGCGCGGGATCGATTTCGTTCTTACTCGAACCGAGACCGCGGCGGCGTTGATGGCCGCGGTGACCGGCGAACTGACCGGGACGCCAGGTGTCGCGCTGGCGGGGATCGGCCCCGGGGCGGCCAGTATCGTCAACGGCGTGGCCTATGCCCAGCTCGAACGGTCGCCGCTGATCCTGTTCACCGATGGTCCGGCATCCTCGCAGCATCAGGCGTTCGATCAGAATGCCTTGTTTCGGCCGGTGACCAAGGCGCAGGGGCGGCTCCGTCCGGCGACCGGCCTAGCCGATCTCGCAGTCGGTATTCAGGCGACGTTGACGCCGCCCTTCGGACCGGTGCAGTTCAATCTCAGCGCCGAAGACGCGGTTGCCCCCGTTTCGGACCCCGCCGATGGTGAGGCGCGCCCGCCGCGTCCGCCGCCCGCGGTCGAGATTCCCCCCGATGCCGTCGAATTGCTCCACAATGCGCGTCGGCCGGTGGTCATCGGCGGGCTCGAAGCGCGCTATGGCCGGAATCCGGCCGCTCTGCGGCGGTTGGCGGAAGCGCTCGCATGCCCGGTGTTCTTGACCTACAAGGCCAAAGGCGTCATCGCCGATTCGTCGCCGTGGCTGGTCGGGCTGTTCACCGGCGCGGAGGCCGAGGCCGAAAGCCTGGACCGAGCCGATCTGATCCTGTGCTTCGGTCTCGATCCGGTCGAAATTATTCCCCGACCGTGGCGCTACCGCGCGGCGGTTCTCGATCTGCGCCTGTGTCCGGAACCGGTATTGCCGATGGAACCTGCAGGCCGCATTATCGGCGACTTGAGTTCGATCGCCGATGAATTGATCGGGCTCGTCGAGAGGTCCGAGTGGTCGGTTGCGGAGGTCGCCGCGCTCCGCCGAGGCATGCGGGACCGGCTCGCTCTCGACGGTGTCGGTCATACCGCCCAGTCGGTCGCCGAGACGGTTTGCGCCGGTGCGCCGCGCGGGTGTCGGGCGACAATCGATTCGGGTGCCCATATGTTCAGCGTCATGTCCTGCTGGCAGGCCGAAGCGCCTTACGGAGTCCTCAAATCGAACGGGCTTTCGACGATGGGCTACGCGCTGCCGGCGGCGATCGCCTCAGCGCTGGCGGAGCCCGACCGCCGGACGGTTGCGATCACCGGCGACGGCGGACTGATGATGTGTCTGGGCGAGATGGCGACCGCCATCGAACGCGGCTGTCGCGTCACGGTCGTCGTGCTCAACGACGCGGCGTTGTCGCTGATCGACATCAAGCAGCAGCGCCAACAACGGCAGAGCCGGGGCGTGCGGTACCCATGCGTGGACTTCGCTGCCGCCGCCCGGGCGCTAGGCTGTCCGGCGTGGCGCGTCGCCGCGGAGGATTCGCTCGAGCCGGTGCTGGCGGAAGCCTTTGCGATCGACGGGCCGGCGCTGATCGACATCGTGACCGACCCCAGCGGCTACGGCGATCAATTGGTGAATCTTCGCGGTTGA
- a CDS encoding DUF3303 domain-containing protein translates to MMMFILHCLIEPEHRDENLRRLQEMMIGQPADVKILGSWLSVTQLEGWVIFEAADAASVTKLFHQWTDLNVNHITPIMDVESLLKVVAEDNPA, encoded by the coding sequence ATGATGATGTTCATACTGCATTGCTTGATCGAACCCGAACATCGCGACGAGAATCTGAGGCGACTGCAGGAGATGATGATCGGGCAGCCGGCGGACGTCAAAATCCTGGGGTCATGGCTGTCGGTCACCCAACTCGAGGGATGGGTAATATTCGAGGCGGCGGACGCGGCGTCGGTGACCAAACTGTTCCATCAATGGACCGATTTAAATGTCAATCACATCACGCCGATCATGGATGTCGAGAGCCTCTTGAAAGTGGTTGCTGAGGATAATCCTGCATAG
- a CDS encoding NAD(P)H-quinone oxidoreductase, with product MTSALPDMMTAIEITEPGGPDVLVAGARDLPVPGDNEVLIKVAAAGVNRPDVLQREGNYAPPPGATDIPGLEVAGTIVAVGDNNDRWKVDDQVCALVAGGGYAEYCVAPALQCLPFPTGYDPIRAAAVPETYFTVWTNVFERGRLVPGEAFLVHGGSSGIGTTAIQLANAFGARVFATAGSADKCRACEELGAERGINYRDEDFVEVVRGLTDDKGVDLILDMVGGDYIQRNISALAVEGRLVQIAFLRGAKAEVNFGPMMMKRLTITGSTLRPRSIAQKAAIAAALEDNVWPLLDSGQIGPVVHATYPLAEAAAAHALMDSSAHIGKIILTV from the coding sequence ATGACATCCGCCCTGCCCGACATGATGACCGCGATCGAAATCACCGAGCCCGGCGGACCGGACGTCCTGGTGGCGGGCGCGCGGGATCTCCCGGTCCCCGGCGACAACGAGGTCTTGATCAAGGTGGCGGCGGCCGGAGTCAATCGACCCGACGTGCTGCAACGCGAGGGAAATTATGCGCCGCCGCCGGGCGCCACGGACATTCCCGGGCTCGAGGTTGCGGGCACCATCGTCGCTGTCGGCGACAACAACGATCGGTGGAAAGTCGACGATCAGGTATGCGCCCTGGTCGCCGGCGGCGGCTACGCCGAATACTGCGTCGCCCCGGCGCTGCAATGCCTCCCCTTCCCCACCGGCTACGATCCGATTCGCGCGGCGGCAGTGCCGGAGACCTATTTCACCGTGTGGACCAATGTGTTCGAACGCGGCCGGCTGGTCCCCGGCGAAGCCTTTCTGGTGCATGGCGGGTCGAGCGGAATCGGCACCACCGCAATTCAATTGGCCAATGCCTTCGGCGCCCGCGTCTTCGCCACCGCCGGCTCGGCCGACAAGTGTCGCGCCTGCGAGGAGCTCGGCGCCGAGCGGGGCATCAACTATCGCGACGAAGACTTCGTCGAGGTCGTCCGCGGCCTCACCGATGACAAGGGAGTCGATCTTATCCTCGACATGGTCGGCGGCGATTACATCCAGCGCAACATCAGCGCGCTCGCCGTCGAAGGGCGTCTGGTGCAAATCGCCTTCCTCCGCGGCGCCAAGGCCGAAGTCAATTTCGGCCCGATGATGATGAAGCGATTGACCATAACCGGCTCGACCCTGCGGCCGCGCTCCATCGCCCAGAAAGCCGCCATCGCCGCGGCGCTCGAGGACAACGTGTGGCCGCTCCTCGATTCCGGGCAAATCGGTCCGGTCGTCCACGCGACCTATCCCCTCGCCGAAGCCGCGGCGGCGCATGCGCTGATGGATTCGAGCGCCCATATCGGCAAGATCATCCTGACGGTCTAG
- a CDS encoding DUF1192 domain-containing protein, producing MEPDDLEPQKQAKPKKNLDPMSIDELEGYIAELETEIERVRGDIRKKQAHRAGADAFFKK from the coding sequence ATGGAGCCGGACGACCTGGAACCGCAGAAACAAGCGAAGCCCAAAAAGAACCTGGATCCGATGTCGATCGACGAATTGGAGGGCTATATCGCGGAACTCGAGACCGAGATCGAACGCGTCAGGGGCGACATTCGAAAGAAGCAGGCGCACCGCGCCGGCGCCGATGCGTTTTTCAAGAAGTAG
- a CDS encoding 3-hydroxybutyrate dehydrogenase, translated as MLKGKSALITGSTSGIGLAIATALARDGCNVMLNGLADAAEMADIAAGLTRDHGVKAAFNDADMSKPDEVAALVGATAEELGGVDILVNNAGIQHTAPVHEFPTEMWDAIIAINLSAVFHAIRAALPPMRERGWGRVVNTASVHGLVASVNKAAYVAAKHGIVGLTKSVALENAGTGVTCNAVCPGWVRTELIERQIAARAAEQGIEIEAGARDILQEKQPSQQFVTVEQVAGLVVFLCSDAAAQITGVAVPIDGGWTAQ; from the coding sequence GTGTTGAAGGGAAAATCCGCGTTGATTACCGGGTCGACCAGTGGAATCGGATTGGCGATCGCGACCGCGCTTGCCCGAGACGGTTGCAACGTGATGTTGAACGGGCTGGCGGACGCCGCCGAGATGGCGGATATCGCGGCCGGGCTGACGCGCGACCACGGCGTCAAAGCCGCTTTCAACGATGCCGATATGAGCAAGCCGGACGAGGTCGCCGCGCTGGTCGGCGCGACCGCCGAGGAATTGGGTGGGGTCGATATCCTGGTCAATAACGCGGGGATTCAGCATACCGCGCCGGTGCATGAATTCCCGACCGAGATGTGGGACGCCATCATCGCGATCAATCTGTCGGCGGTGTTCCATGCGATACGCGCGGCGCTTCCCCCCATGCGGGAAAGAGGCTGGGGTCGCGTGGTGAACACAGCATCGGTCCACGGTCTGGTGGCATCGGTCAACAAGGCCGCCTACGTCGCGGCAAAGCATGGAATCGTCGGCCTGACCAAATCCGTCGCTCTCGAGAACGCCGGCACCGGCGTTACCTGCAACGCGGTCTGTCCGGGCTGGGTGAGGACGGAATTGATCGAGCGGCAGATTGCGGCGCGGGCGGCCGAGCAGGGCATCGAGATTGAGGCCGGTGCCCGCGACATTCTGCAGGAAAAACAGCCGTCCCAGCAGTTCGTGACCGTCGAACAGGTCGCCGGGCTGGTCGTGTTCCTGTGCAGCGATGCCGCCGCCCAGATTACCGGCGTGGCGGTCCCCATCGATGGCGGATGGACGGCGCAGTAA